Genomic DNA from Solanum pennellii chromosome 3, SPENNV200:
CggttttttggtgtaaagaacaGGATATAGAAGAGAAGTTCCAATTAGTGGACTTCACAGGTTCTCTGTaagtatttctttttagttttttccctttcttgtaACAGTTTTTTGGAGGTGGCCAGCATAGCCCTTAATGCTGAGGAATACAAAAACTTactagtttcaaaaaaaaaaatagttgatgGGTTCTGAGATTCTGATATTTCTAACCCATAAGATTCTCCTACACTATTAATCAGAAAAATGTGCGCACATAATATTCCAATCCTAGATCGAATCCTTGCCATTACATGAAAACatggaaattttgaaatttatatccTCTACCACCAGTGTGTCATTTATCAACAACAAGTGCTCCTCATCAAAATTCACAAGCAACAATATTCCAACTAACAGTACCAAATATAGCAAGAAAGAACAACATTGAGTCTTGGGGTGGAGGGCACAATGTGTTCAACTGCATTCTAGAAATCAACTATGAAAAAGAAAGCACAAGAAATGTAAACTACAGGACTCCACTAGACCACAAAAAATCAAAGCTTCTTCAAGTCTGCAACTGAAATTTCAAGAATCAACTTACATGGCTGCAATAAGCTGCCTTAGCAGTCTGTAAATCCTTCCCCACTTATTAAATTGATGACACTTCTTTAAGGTTTTTGGAGATCacttttttttgagttttggacaaaagaaaaaggaagatgAGAGTAAGAAAACTCGAGACTTGTTCTTCATTATTGTTCAATAGTTCAATCTTTCCTTCACAACACATCTCAGGCAATTGATTAAGAAGTGAATTATTTGCATAAAAACAACATCACCAGATAAGTGTTTGTACTAGGCAACAATTCTACCACCACTCTTGCAAATCCAATCATTTCATTTGGACTTCAGTACAAGTAGATTTGatatttcataacataagaCGGGCTTCAAAGACCTAGTGCATGATTTGCAAATGCATAAAGTACAATCATTGGAAAGATATTTATACATAACAAAAAGATGAAATAATAAACCCCGCGTATTAGATGTAAAAACTTGGCATATGAAAACCACATCAACTGACTGAGCGCATTTAAATGAATATTAAGTTGAACTTGAGCTCGACCAATATAAATTTTGCTTTGAGATCAAGCTTGGCTAGGAACAATAGAAGCCCCTAACAGTCAAACTATAAGTTCATTCCAACTATTTAGGACCACATTTCAAACTATAAATGTCTTTGGCACTAAcaacttcaaaaatatattacaaatttGTGAAAGAATATAAGCGAGCTTTGCTCTAGTGATAAGAGTGCAATGCATAACGTTTGGATTTGGCGCACATCACAGGTTCAAATCACGAAATTGACAAAAGCCTGATATTTAAGTGGAAAAGGGTAGAGAGAAGCTCCTTACCCAATAATTTTCAAACCTTGTGAAACTTGCCTTGGGATACTATCTCAATCATCAAGAAGAGAAAGGAATATGAGCATCCAACAAAGATCTTAAATCAGTAGGTGGAGTAAACccaaaatatttgtaaaaccCTTAAGACATGTCGGACAATTCAATTTAGGGTTCACATATGAACTTCAATACAGAGCTACGAGTGTGAGAATGACTTGTTGAAGGTCTGGCTCTGCCGCTTTGATACCATGGGAAAGAAAAAACTGAGCACCCAAACATTAAAACAATCGGTGGAGTGCCACAAAACCTTCATAAACCTCTCTTAAAACCTCAAACGGTCCTACTTCCCTTTGTGATCAGCCTCAAATGGTGTCCACATCATAATATGACATAAAAGTTTTAGGAGGCCCAAATTTTCTCCTCTCAATACAAATATTATCTCCATTCTATCTCACCGAACTATAGAAGTCAACGAAAGACCTCAAAATTTTCCCCAATGATTACTAAccaattaaattttgaaataacataaattaacAAGCATGACAAAATGACGCAAAATTTCTAAGAGGACCACATTTTCTGCTCATAATACAAATATTACCTCCATTCAATTTCACTGAGCCATAGAAATCAACAAAATACCCCAAAAGTTTGCCCAACAAATACTAAACcaatttacatttttcaaaaacatacaCGAACAAGCAAAGGTAAAAGCATAAAGATTTGCTCAGGCCTCAATGCTCGACTCATTTATAGCCCCTATCCTTATAATCTCACAAGACAAAAAGTGCCATATGAATATCGTAATGGAACAATATTCAATCGAAAGTATCATCAATCCTAGAACCTGATAATCCATACTTATACCCTGAGGATGTATTAAGACAATAACTTCAGATCCTGAGATCGAGATGTGATAATAAGAGTAAAACAGAAGTACCTGCAGAGCATCCTGCTGAGGTGAAGAGGACAGAACAGTTGTCAGAAGTTCTATACTGTTTCTAGCCACATCAAATACCTCCTTTGTATTTTCAGCTGTAAAGTTCTCCCGTGGAATCTCATGTTGGATTTGCTGCGCCAGAGTAACACTTGGTTCTGAAGCTGACACTGTTCTTGGAGGAGTGAAGATCGGAGCTAGGCTTTCATGGTCACGACCAGGAAAACGTACCCCTCTAGATCTCAAACtctaaaacaaaaacaaaaatacagATGTCTGACACATGAATGTGAAGAAATGAATATCGGCAAGTATGTATTCTGATTTTCCATTGCTGAAAGAACCGTTTATGTTGACATGACGCATCTATTTGCTATAATGCCCTAGTCTAAGTTGTAGAAGTTTGCAGATACTAGGTGTATATTTTAGGTAAGTCCAGGCCATACTGTATTTTTCCAAGTCAAGAAAACATAGTTCTACAATCTCACTAACCTCCACAACAAAATCTTAACTAGGTACTCAACGACCATTCCTAAGGATCTGACAAGCATTATCCAGAATTCGAAAGAGAGAATGATCCAGACACCAATTGAAAAGTGAAATGACTGAAGTTTTTCTTTTACGAAGAAAACGGGGCTTATAACTGTTTCTCTTACGAAACTAGCTAAACTGACCAGCTCAATTGGTAAAGACTGTAGTGATGTGCGGGGTTGCCTGGGAAAACGAGAGAAAATGATGCAGGTAAATGTTCTTTTAAAGACAGGCTGAACTTAAAAGCTCAAtttttatatactggtaaagaTAGTTGCTTTGGGCTCATTCCTCATGCTCCCTGATGTCCCCCTTCTTCCAGAGAAAATGAagacaaccaaaaaaaaacatcaccaaaaaaattaatactctGTATCATATTGGGACCGGATTATTTTTGCATTCCCATATTTACTCATTGTCCAACAGAAACAACTGACACGTTTGACTTCCTAAATTTTTTATGAACTGAATGTGAGACTGAGAACTGTAAATGATACCTTGTAAGTCTCTTCATACACAGGTAAATAGCGAAGCTCACTCGATGATTCTCCCCAAGCTTCAATTAACACCAGCGCTTTGTTTCGATTGTTAACAACAGTCTGAGGGTCATCAATCAACCTCACCATCTCATCCAGAACCCTCTCAGCTGCAATCTCTGAGAATGCCTTCTCGCAATTCTTTGCAATAGTTTCAAGTAACACCAACCCTAAGTACTGAATCCTGGGGCTCTTCAACATTAATCTTTTCTTCACACCCCGTATAAGTTCAACGCTATTTATTCTTTCGTGATTTATCATGTCACAAAGCTCAAGATTCATAGCCCAATCAGGTTCATCCAGAGTTTCAGCCGTGGCTTCCTCAACAAGTTTATCAGCCTGATTCGGGCCTTGGAAAAGTTCCTTCATCTTGAAACTCATCGAGCTCATTCCAGCAGTGATCTTTTGCCCAACCTCTGTGCCTCCAATCTTCAAGCGCTCTCCAAAAGCACTGACTTTATCCAATAAGTTATTGTCACTCATTTTGGATTAAATCTTCTGCGACTCACTCCTTCACGACACTTCCTAACTTAAGATCTTTAAATCCTTGCCTCTACACTATCTTCAGCTAAACAGACTCAGATGTTAACCTGAAAAGGTACAGAAAAGAAGAATCATAAATGATCAAcctcaacaacaatatataattttcttccaatcaaaagaagaagcaaaaaatatttacatatgtttCTTCAAAAACTCCAATGATGACAGTAAAGTAAATTTGACAAATGATCCTAACTAGTTTCGGATTGGATAATTGTTTGACGGATGATCAAATCCCCAGCCTTTTGCAATTTCATAAATACGGGATATGGTCAATTGTTAGGGTTTACTTATGAAAAAAACGGAGAgatcaaaaataatattcatcaaACTCAATCAACAAACTAGATATCCGGCATGCGGACTTCATCGCTGGAAAATTTATCATCGTGACAGAAAACTACtacaaacatgtatgaaaaaataagcaattcaacatagCTGCAAAAACAAATAATTCAGTTTTTACAAGTTCCGGCGAGGTGAACTAACATTAACAGATGAATTCTCCGATATCAGtttaaaattatacatatagaaGGAACAAATTCAGCAACAAGATCGCATAAAATTCTACCAATTTCATAGAACGGAAAACAGAAAAAGGAATATTCCGATCAGGAAAAAGAGTGAAAGCAGTGAGTGAGTTACCTTTGAGAAGCTTAGGATCGAAGACTGTTCTTCGATTGCGTGTTTATGAGAAGACGACGCGTAAACGCGAGCgacttttctctctctctatctctcgctttctctctctagatggAACGAAGGAGTCTTCCGGCGTTCCTCGGTTATGGAGACTTTAATAGTATTCTACTTTACGTTTTTATACCTACTGTTTTATTGCTCTCTGCTAACTGTATTTTCGTATTCTATTCCGTATTAGTAAGAAATTCgtttaataataatacattGAGGTTATTgtattgcataatttttttcaaaaataagttatatttgtttctaaaaataattcttcacaaaaataaaaataaaaagtttcgAGGTAATTGATTTTAAACATGATAATGTCtgcattaaaattttttatattgttaataTTATAGAGTTCGTTTGTTAAAGTATATAAGACTCACTTAATCTATTATTGGGATTGGAGTTGTCCctttaacaaaatcaaaatctttttcttgtgtgtgtttctcaaaaaattatttaattatatatatatatgcaactACATATGCATAAGCTTTGAATTGAAACAAGAGAAAATGATTCTTACTGatgtttatattaattatatatatatatatatatgcttacATTGATTATGTAAAGGTATTTTGTGTGTATTGCTTGATTTAATGTATTGAAAAAAGGCATGTATTgtgtaaatttttaatataaagatAGTTTTCACAAATATAGTGGAAAACATGTAAATAAAACGTTTTGAAAAGTAATTGAGTCTTTAATCATGCTAATGCATCCATTAAAATTTATCGCATTATTGAAACATATTACATGAATAtgtcatttaatttgaattgagatttaatttagtgaatttttcTTCGACATATATCAATGAGGCGTTTATATTTTGACATGTGTAATTAGTATAATTTCAATGAACAAAATctatgttgttttttttttctcgttCTTCTCTCATTCCACCTTGAgatactatttattttaaaggtcTAATAATTATTGGTTCTTTTTTAAAAGTGGTCATGTTTATTTTTGATTGtcaatttaattagtttttaaaattaattaattcgatatttttaaAGCTAacatttagatatttaaaaattattaataaagttttaaagattaaaattttatcatattaatataataaaaaaatatatctaaaaagtattgatcaatataataatattatttgagCCTCACCTATGGTATGGGAGAAAAATCTTTGATTTACAAATTGTTTTATTCTAACTCAAATCTTATCAAACACACTGTACTTAAGTCATCAAAATTCGATCCTCAAGATCTAATAAACAATTTGATTATCTTGTTGCTTTTATATTACATCTTCTtgttattgtaatttattttattcataaaatttattaaactcatacagttttaaattattttgaaaatttcactgcgaagtataaatatatttttacatcgTTACAATCATCCAAAGGTTTAGGAGAGAGAATGGAGCTTGTATATGAATCTTgatgagaaataaagaaaaagacatTATATAGATCCTACCTATTGAAATTATAACAAGATATGTGTTTAAAATATGAAAGCCCCATTGACATATATCAGAGGTAACTTTACTTGATTGGATtccaatatttatttaatttgaccttattttatatttatgtctaTCAATTCTGAtgtgtataattattttttaaaaaaacaaagttaTTGGATGTTCCGGtgactattttatttattattaaaagtcTTCCagcaaaaaaacaaataaattcctagaaaatataataaaaactaaaagcAAAAAGAAAACTCTAATTAGAAAGAGATAGGACAAAACTCTCAACCTCTTGACATACAGAACATCTCCTGCCGGCCAAAGTCGATCAAATTCCGGCAAGTAAGTGTGAAATTTGTCATTCTTCCTGTTATTTATGCCATGGGTTTTAGCTCTGAGGTATCTATCGTTGTTTTgcataagtagacacttaaactcatataaagttgaacaagtaaaCATACGAGTCCTGACATTATACATGATAATTTATGGCTTGGGTACAGTATGACTCATGTGTCTATATGTTTAAATCTATAGAgatttaagtgtctacttataCACACTCAAAATTAAAGGcataaatatgaaatgagacaaagttaaagggtatatatatatatatatatatatgtttatgccCATTACTAATGTATAGATCAGTTTCATGTATTTTTGTTAGTAATACAAAGAATTTCAATACCTGAATTAGATCGATTAATCAGGTAATTATCCctaaaaattttctcaaaacattttcCATTTCCCAAACCTAAAAAATATTAGATTGATCAATGATATGACTATGCATCGATACATTTCCCGAAGCTAAAAGGTACGACTTTCGCTTCATATTGGAtgaacattttatattttatataataattaacaaattattaataaattaattaattataccattttaccctttgCTTATGTCAATTAGTCTTTCAGAAAGAAATTCTTAAATcttcaaaatttgtttaaacttcaaaagatcATATTAATTGTAGGagtaaaatgagaaaaaattaattaattcatctcGATTTAGTAAGTAATTgagtaatataatattttaataagatATCTATTTAATATGGAATAGAGAAAATATTAAGTTGATTATTGATATAGCTATCAGAGCATAAAGGATACTTTTACAAACAAATTATTATAatgcattttattttcaataaatataatcaaacactgtataaaaattgaattaaataaaaaataatcattcaGAGCAAATAAagaataactaattaattaaatttaggtaAATATTTtcaacggaaaagggcctaaaataccctcaaagtattggaaatggtacaaaattacccttcatccacctattagctccaaaatacccttcccacccacctattgggtccaaaatacccttgtcatccaccttttggttcaaaattgaccacttatttaacggttttatatttaaactatttaaatattattttaaaaacgtggcgctcaactatttgttataattgaacttattaatataatttataaatcaatccaatatccacccattactaattaaacccctcaaaattaataaacccgttacattattaatgcaacaacagaatagctactgccaattgaatgtttttaaaattttgaggcgaaaaatatctatagaaataaattatcatacattcaagtgtctaaataaaaattatcgataaacttaaaaatttgactatgttcatcttaattaatcttacgtctcaattatgtgatgttacttcataggtaactttttttcaaaataatatattaaaggttttacaatgaatcataaatatttataaaattatatcttaAAAAAGTGAATGAATTAATTcaggatgtattacttctttacctttaatcataaatttctaattcaatagaatcatattgaaagtgtcctcctaaataagcggctcaacctaaatttaattggagcTTCGATTCGGACTTGAATAATTTGGacgtcattttcaggaatctataatttcatcgtgtttcagtagtgtttatgacgattttgatattagaaattggattattaattggtgACGTTTAGTAAGTAATGaatgggtagtgggttggtttataaattatattaataaattaaattataaccaatagttgaacgccaagtattttaaaatttttttaaaaagtttaattttaaaacaattaaagaagtggtcaattttgaacccaaaggtggatgacaagtgtattttggagccaataggtgaatgaaaagcattttggagccaataggtggatgaagggtaattttgtaccattttcaatacttcaaaggtattttagtcattttccctattttcaaaccaaaatttagataaaaaatggaaagaaaatatttattagtcCTTTTTCTATACGTAAAAGGTatattgaactatttataaaccTTTTCCGGCAAGTAAATACCGGGGAATAACCCGTAACAAAAATATGAGTACAAAAAAAGCCGATGAAGGTAATCCGGTACCGGTGGTTCCATTCAACGACGTAGACATGAATCGTGTACCGCCTCCGTCGCGTCCATCGCCGGAATACGTGTTCTCGTCAATAGCAGAGGAATCGGAGTCCCCGGCGCAGAAGAAACTTAGGATCGACGAAGAAGATGAGGGTTCTGTTATTAGCGATACTTCCAGTGAAGATAGCATGGTTTTCAGCGATGAAGTGAATGATACCTCCAGTCCCATAAGACCGACTTATAGCCAGTATGATTCAGACGAAGACTTTTGCCCATATTACCCCCAGAAAATGGATAAAGCTGTTTGGGAGAAGTATTACCAACAGGTTAAGGAGAGCGAGGTAACCTCATCATTCCTTTCTAATTTGAGTcgtttatgaaaattttgagtttattttaaGGTAATTTAGCAATCTGTAGTTTGCACCTGTATATGATTATTTTGAGTCAAAATCAGGTGATTTATCTATGGGTACATATTGTATTGTACTGTATTATTCTGATGAAGTGTTTGGATAGATTGTATCGTTCTCCGTCCTTACATAATGTCACACAAACCTACAGGTGGGATACTGGTAGAGCTACTATGAGGTAGGATAAAGACGTGATCACACCAAATCAGTATATGTCTCTACCTAACATAAAATAGATCTCTACCTAACAATGTATctaaatattgtatttaaacTAACAGCACAATGAgaacaaccatccaaacaaggtTAGGAGTATGTTCTTTGCGTAATAACATTGtatttaaactaacaatataATGAGTAACAACCAGCCAAACAAGGTTAGGAGTATGTAGTTTGTGTAATAACCTGTATATGAAGGGTAGTTTCTAGCAGCCTCAATGTGTTTATTCCATTCATTTAACCGAAATGCCTGAAACCAAGTTTGATTGCAGCTGGTTTGTTTAAATATTGAGCATGATAGTAGATAATGGTGAAATGATCTTAAGTGGAGCATCATCATCAAGATGATTCATCTAGTCGACCCTAACTTGCTTGTGATCGATGAATAATGGTAGATTGGTAGTTGTTGCATAGATAATCATAGGGAAAACTGATTCAACTGGTCAGATTATGAATCCAATTGAGATGCTTCGAGTGGATTTGAAAGGGATCTTAGGTTCAATAAGTACATTGAAGCATGTATAAGTTTCAGGATTAGAAAAGAACTCTTTTTGAGGGTGTGGGAGGCAGCTTAGATTGGAGTTCAGATTAAGGGTTGATGTAAGGCTGGCATCTCAGCTTTAGAAGAGATTTCAATGACGAGGAAGTGAAAGAAATTGGTAAGCTTTGGAGTTTATTAGATAACATCAGCATTGCCGCAAGAAAAATGGATTCTATAGTATGGACTGCTAGTAAAAGTAAGAAATTTAGTGTGAAGAGTTGTTACAAGCTGTTGGAAAGGCAGATTGATTTGGTGGAAAAGACAATTTGGTGGACGTTTGTTGAATCTTTTTTGCCTGGTGCAAGAGTAGGACAACTGACAATTTTTGGCAATTTCTAGATTTCGTGAATATGCTTAATTGAAATTGTAATAACTTTCCTACTTCGTACTGATTAGTAAAATTATCTCACCTTTTAAAAACACACACCAGGTTATTTGGTACTTCCAACTCAATGTATCTTTGGCTACTTGCCTGATACAGGCTCTGCGAGTTTTCTGAAGGTTAACTACTTACATAGCAAATTGGATGCAATGGGCAATATTTGTCTCTTATTTTGGTGGATTGTACTTTTGCAGGGATTTGATATCACAGATTATCCCGGACAGTGTGCGATGACAACTGTCTACCCAATGCCATTCTACTTGAACGACCCTAAGAATGTTGACATGATGACAGATTATGCTGGAAAAGCACTTAGGCAATACAATGATGAAAAGGTATACCATACATGCACTTTCTTTGTCTTTCCTGATTGTCCTTTTCCTTCATTTTCTCTTTTGTATCGCTAAGAAAATAACTTGACTGATTTTTAGGGCACCAATTACGAGGTCGATGACATTTTGAAGGTGAATGGAGGTGGTTGTCGTGACTTCATCTTCTATATTACCTTTTCCGTTAAAGCACATGATGATAAGGATGACATTTTTCAAGCAAAAGTTGTGAAAGATTTAAGATACCGCTTGCAGTTTCCGTTGGTCAGGCCAAAGGTAAAAGCTTTTATTGGTTAAGTCTCTTATCAGCCCCATTATGTCATTCATTATATTTCTTCTGATATTGTTAGCGTGCTGATATTTCTTCACATGCTTTCAAGAATGTTTTAATTCTAACCAGAGTCTTAACAGAATCATGTGTTCTATGAGATTAGGTTGTTGTACCACATAATCAGTAATCATGTATCCGAGTTGCTTTGTCATGATTATGTTATTAGTGTGCTTGGTAAATTTAACTGATAGTGCATGTTATATTCCCTTTGCCAATgatctttacttttttttttttgtgaatagctacattaattttgaaggggggaaattcaaagaaaatagcACTACTGAGAAGTTCTTTAGTTGTATGCAACCTTTGCTTTTACctcatatgaacatgttattaaaaaaatcagaaCTACTTTTTTTCTCTTAGCACTGCTTTGTATAATTCACAATACTTTCTGTCGACCTATTCCTTGATTGTCTGCATTTTCCTTTgacaaaagaagaaatattcaATGGATGTGGCAAGGTTGTAGTAGTGCATGTAGACTCTGTTCAACTGATAATATATACATCACATCACCAGATACACAAATAGAATTAGACTAGACAGACCTCACCTTAAGGAAGTTAAATAAGCACTTGGGTAACTAGAAGCTTAGAGAGCAGTGATGCTCCAGTAGTTCCTAAATTGGCGAGGAAATGTCTAGCCTGAAACATGAGTTCTCTGAGTTGAAAACGCCCCACCTTGTAGTAAGGTTCACGGAGATGGTGAATAAAGTTATGATATTCATATGTTTTACCTCGACCCAAGTAGATAGCTGAGTGGTCAAATGAACTGCATTTGAGCTTTCTCTCCGTCTTTCCACCAATCTTGTTGCAATTCTTTTTATCATCTCCATTGAGAAGTGCAGGCAAGTTTGGCTTTCTATTACAAGGAAGAAATTTTCTGTTTGATAGAGCTTTTTAGGAGATTGGTTGCAATGAAGTCTGTGATTAATAATCAACAATGATCTTTGAGGTCTAATCgcattgttttgttgttgttattgcttcCATGTTTGTATCCCGTTATCAAACTGTTTGGCAAAGCTTAGTTAAGCACTATTAAAAACAATCTCTCTATATTATCCTCCTCAGACCAGACTGCACTTGTGAGATTACTCCTAGGTATGTTGTTGAAATTCAGAATAGGATTCAGTTTTGAACATATTTTAAAAGTGAACTTGGCAAATGTTAGTATGCTAAAAGTACTTTCTTTGCCCCCTGGGGCTTTATTGTTTTAGGAACAGTTAATTTTCAGAAATTGTATCTTTGAAGTTAGTAACTGTCTTCTTCTATTGTGTAGCCGAAGAAAGCTTCAAATATGCAGTGATTGAAGAATGTGCTCCGAAGTCTCCTTTTGGTATATCCAGCTTAGAACTTCATCAACAATTTGTTGTAGCTATCATTGggcaaaattaattttaacgactttattttatttaaacgCTCTTGTACTTGACACATTTATGTAAAATTAACTTAACTGTACAGTCTTCAATGAAGAGAAAAACACTTGGTTGAACTTGCTGATGGCTTACTACATATCGTATACTTAATAGCTAGTAGAACTGATACGATCAATCTATAATGGGATACGATAATTTAGAGAGTGCACTACGTTTAATTTTAGCATATCCCTGATAACCCCATTCCGTTCCCCAACTGTTTTTCACCAAATAGAACTCAACGCCCTCCTCTTCACCATATCCTACAATTAACATTGCATGTTTTCCAACTTCTTGATCAATTCCGATACTCTTTGAAATCCATTTGTCTTTATAACTCtctacataaatataataaagcTTAAATATCGTGAGTACGTTCTAATTACTACTGATAAATTGGACGATGATGTACTTACCAATTCAGTGTGGCATTCACATTTACCCCTCTCCTCCATAAA
This window encodes:
- the LOC107014675 gene encoding TOM1-like protein 1, with amino-acid sequence MSDNNLLDKVSAFGERLKIGGTEVGQKITAGMSSMSFKMKELFQGPNQADKLVEEATAETLDEPDWAMNLELCDMINHERINSVELIRGVKKRLMLKSPRIQYLGLVLLETIAKNCEKAFSEIAAERVLDEMVRLIDDPQTVVNNRNKALVLIEAWGESSSELRYLPVYEETYKSLRSRGVRFPGRDHESLAPIFTPPRTVSASEPSVTLAQQIQHEIPRENFTAENTKEVFDVARNSIELLTTVLSSSPQQDALQDDLTVTLVQQCRQSLNIVQRIIETAGDNEALLFEALNVNDEVQKALSKYDDLKKPTVVSSEPEPAMIPVAVEPEESPRAGKEDALIRKSAGSRSAVQGGSNDDMMDDLDEMIFGKKAGGTSESGHDSKKQQSPKDDLISF
- the LOC107012638 gene encoding UPF0725 protein At4g29550-like, whose product is MSTKKADEGNPVPVVPFNDVDMNRVPPPSRPSPEYVFSSIAEESESPAQKKLRIDEEDEGSVISDTSSEDSMVFSDEVNDTSSPIRPTYSQYDSDEDFCPYYPQKMDKAVWEKYYQQVKESEGFDITDYPGQCAMTTVYPMPFYLNDPKNVDMMTDYAGKALRQYNDEKGTNYEVDDILKVNGGGCRDFIFYITFSVKAHDDKDDIFQAKVVKDLRYRLQFPLVRPKPKKASNMQ